In Oryza brachyantha chromosome 2, ObraRS2, whole genome shotgun sequence, a single window of DNA contains:
- the LOC102700962 gene encoding pentatricopeptide repeat-containing protein At1g05750, chloroplastic produces MAVVAPPSLALPQPQNPTPKPRRRPPRDVASWTSAIARKARQGDLPAAAAELSAMLSSPAAPAPNDVTLLTVLSACAGSSSSPLARRLALSIHARALKLFPSHLLLSTCLARFYLTSRLPHLALQLFDSMPVRSAVTYNTVISGLMRNGLVDEAFEVFDGMPAPDKVSWTALIDGCVKNGRHDEAIECFRAMLLDGVAPDYVTLIAIIAACAQVGALGLGMWVHRLAVRRGLQRNFRVANSLIDMYARCGQVALARQVFGGMRKRTVVSWNSMIVGFAANGRCADAVEHFEAMRREGFKPDAVTFTGVLTACSHGGLTEQGLRYYDLMRAEYGIAARMEHYGCVVDLLGRSGRLEEAMRVVTSMPMRPNEVVLGALLAGCRMHGDVVMAERLMQHLLELDPGGDANYVLLSNIYAAVGKWDGAGKVRNLMKARGLRKRPGYSAVEVDGGVHEFVSGDRSHPQAEEISHMLALLIHEMAGHDYDHIDLLNME; encoded by the coding sequence ATGGCCGTCGtagcccctccctctcttgCCCTTCCCCAACCCCAAAACCCCACCCCgaagcctcgccgccggccgccgcgagaCGTCGCCTCATGGACGTCCGCCATCGCGCGCAAGGCGCGGCAGGGCGACCTCCCCGCGGCGGCCGCAGAGCTCTCCGCCATGCTCTCCTCCCCCGCAGCGCCGGCCCCCAACGACGTCACCCTTCTCACCGTCCTCTCCGCTTGCGCCGGCTCGTCGTCCTCACCActcgcccgccgcctcgcgctcTCCATCCACGCCCGCGCGCTCAAGCTCTTCCCCTCGCACCTCCTCCTTTCCACCTGCCTCGCGCGCTTTTACCTCACGTCTCGCCTGCCTCACCTCGCCCTCCAGCTGTTCGACTCCATGCCCGTCAGGTCGGCGGTCACCTACAACACAGTGATCTCCGGCCTCATGCGCAACGGCCTCGTCGACGAAGCGTTCGAGGTGTTCGACGGAATGCCTGCCCCGGATAAGGTCTCCTGGACGGCGCTCATCGACGGGTGCGTAAAGAACGGGCGCCACGACGAGGCCATCGAGTGCTTCCGCGCCATGCTGCTGGATGGCGTCGCGCCGGACTACGTCACGCTGATAGCCATCATCGCCGCGTGCGCCCAGGTCGGCGCGCTCGGGCTCGGGATGTGGGTGCACCGGCTCGCGGTCCGGCGGGGGCTGCAGCGCAACTTCAGGGTCGCCAACTCACTGATCGACATGTACGCGCGGTGCGGGCAGGTGGCGCTCGCGCGGCAGGTGTTCGGCGGCATGAGGAAGCGGACGGTGGTCTCCTGGAACTCGATGATCGTCGGGTTCGCCGCCAACGGCCGGTGCGCCGACGCGGTCGAGCATTTCGAGGCGATGCGGAGGGAGGGGTTCAAGCCGGACGCGGTGACGTTCACCGGCGTTCTCACGGCGTGCAGCCACGGGGGCCTCACCGAGCAGGGGCTGAGGTACTACGACCTCATGAGGGCAGAGTACGGCATCGCCGCGAGGATGGAGCACTACGGCTGCGTGGTCGACCTGCTCGGCCGGTCGGGGCGCCTCGAGGAGGCGATGCGGGTGGTGACCTCCATGCCAATGCGGCCGAACGAGGTTGTGCTcggcgccctcctcgccggctgCCGGATGCACGGTGACGTCGTCATGGCCGAGCGGCTGATGCAGCACCTGCTCGAGCTGGaccccggcggcgacgccaaCTACGTGCTGCTGTCGAACATCTACGCCGCCGTCGGCAAGTGGGACGGCGCCGGGAAGGTCCGGAACCTGATGAAGGCGCGGGGGCTGAGGAAGAGGCCGGGTTACAGCGCCGTggaggtcgacggcggcgtgcaCGAGTTTGTCTCCGGCGATCGGTCGCATCCACAGGCTGAGGAGATATCTCACATGCTCGCGTTGCTCATTCATGAGATGGCAGGGCATGATTATGATCATATCGATTTGTTGAATATGGAATGA